The Cellulomonas sp. P24 genome contains a region encoding:
- a CDS encoding adenylate kinase: MSARLVLLGPPGAGKGTQALRLAERIGIPAISTGDIFRANIKDGTDLGRQVQEFTSAGALVPDELTDALVRDRLLHDDARDGFLLDGYPRNAAQVAALDAAMAQAGTQLDAAIELTADTDVVVERLLNRAAIEGRADDTEPVIRHRLEVYRAQTAPIANLYAERGLLVRVDGIGEIDEVTERMLTALAEQIG; this comes from the coding sequence ATGAGTGCACGTCTGGTCCTGCTGGGGCCTCCTGGCGCGGGCAAGGGCACGCAGGCGCTGCGGCTCGCCGAGCGCATCGGGATCCCGGCGATCTCGACCGGCGACATCTTCCGGGCCAACATCAAGGACGGCACCGACCTCGGTCGCCAGGTCCAGGAGTTCACGTCCGCGGGGGCTCTGGTCCCGGACGAGCTGACCGACGCGCTCGTGCGTGATCGCCTGCTGCACGACGACGCGCGCGACGGGTTCCTTCTCGACGGCTACCCGCGGAACGCCGCCCAGGTGGCTGCCCTCGACGCCGCGATGGCGCAGGCCGGGACCCAGCTGGACGCCGCGATCGAGCTGACCGCGGACACGGATGTCGTCGTCGAGCGCCTGCTCAACCGCGCCGCGATCGAGGGCCGGGCGGACGACACCGAGCCGGTGATCCGTCACCGCCTCGAGGTGTACCGCGCGCAGACGGCGCCGATCGCGAACCTCTACGCAGAGCGGGGTCTGCTCGTCCGTGTCGATGGGATCGGGGAGATCGACGAGGTCACCGAACGGATGCTCACCGCGTTGGCTGAGCAGATCGGCTGA
- the secY gene encoding preprotein translocase subunit SecY — protein MLSAFVRAFRTPDLRRKLLFTIGVMVVFRIGSFLPTPGVSYKNVQECIAQTSGTNDLLGLVNLFSGGALLQLSVFALGIMPYITASIIIQLLRVVIPRFEALHQEGQSGTAKLTQYTRYLTIALAILQSTTVITVARSGQLFTGCSVSVIPDNSVTTILIMVLTMTAGTGLIMWLGELISERGIGNGMSLLIFTSIAAKFPTALWSIAGGDNGVSKFIAVLAMSVLVVGLVVFVEQSMRRVPVQYAKRMVGRKMYGGSSTYIPIKINMAGVIPVIFASSLLAVPGLVAQFSQSTTGWVLWVRNNLVSQSAPLHISLYVVLIIFFAYFYTAITFNPDEVADNMKKYGGFIPGIRAGRPTAEYLDFVISRITAPGSLYLAIVALLPTILFIALGITTNIPFGGTSIIIVVGVGLETVKQIESQLQQRHYEGFLR, from the coding sequence GTGCTCAGCGCATTCGTCCGGGCGTTCCGGACCCCGGATCTGCGGCGCAAGCTGCTGTTCACGATCGGTGTCATGGTTGTCTTCCGGATCGGGTCGTTCCTGCCGACCCCCGGGGTCTCGTACAAGAACGTCCAGGAGTGCATCGCCCAGACGTCCGGGACCAACGACCTCCTCGGTCTCGTCAACCTCTTCAGCGGTGGCGCGCTGCTCCAGCTGAGCGTCTTCGCGCTCGGGATCATGCCGTACATCACGGCCAGCATCATCATCCAGCTGCTGCGGGTGGTCATCCCCCGCTTCGAGGCCCTGCACCAGGAGGGCCAGTCCGGTACCGCGAAGCTCACGCAGTACACGCGGTACCTGACGATCGCTCTCGCGATCCTGCAGTCCACGACGGTCATCACCGTGGCGCGTTCCGGCCAGCTGTTCACGGGGTGCAGCGTCAGCGTGATCCCCGACAACAGCGTCACGACGATCCTCATCATGGTGCTCACCATGACCGCCGGTACCGGCCTGATCATGTGGCTCGGCGAGCTCATCTCGGAGCGTGGCATCGGCAACGGCATGTCGCTCCTGATCTTCACGTCCATCGCGGCGAAGTTCCCCACGGCGCTGTGGTCGATCGCCGGCGGTGACAACGGCGTCAGCAAGTTCATCGCGGTCCTCGCGATGTCGGTGCTCGTGGTCGGACTGGTCGTGTTCGTCGAGCAGTCGATGCGTCGGGTGCCCGTCCAGTACGCCAAGCGCATGGTCGGACGCAAGATGTACGGGGGCTCGAGCACCTACATCCCGATCAAGATCAACATGGCCGGCGTCATCCCGGTCATCTTCGCGTCGTCGCTCCTCGCCGTGCCCGGGCTGGTCGCGCAGTTCTCCCAGAGCACCACGGGCTGGGTGCTGTGGGTGCGCAACAACCTGGTCTCGCAGTCGGCGCCGCTGCACATCTCGCTCTACGTGGTGCTGATCATCTTCTTCGCGTACTTCTACACCGCGATCACGTTCAACCCGGACGAGGTCGCCGACAACATGAAGAAGTACGGCGGGTTCATCCCGGGCATCCGGGCCGGCCGCCCGACCGCCGAGTACCTGGACTTCGTGATCTCGCGCATCACGGCACCGGGTTCGCTGTACCTGGCCATCGTCGCGCTCCTGCCGACGATCCTGTTCATCGCCCTCGGTATCACGACCAACATCCCGTTCGGCGGCACGTCGATCATCATCGTCGTCGGCGTCGGGCTCGAGACCGTCAAGCAGATCGAGTCGCAGCTGCAGCAACGTCACTACGAAGGGTTCTTGCGATGA
- the rplO gene encoding 50S ribosomal protein L15, whose amino-acid sequence MAEKKNDVDETVTEATATKPAAKKATAKPAADKAKAESAEALLTKPAKATKKPAAAKKAAEAAEEKGHGGTLRVHHLRPAPGAKTAKTRVGRGEASKGKTAGRGTKGQKARYQIPERFEGGQMPMHMRLPKLRGFRNPFRVEFQVVNLERLEELYPQGGEVTIADLVAKGAVRKGAPVKVLGTGELSVKLTVAVDAYSDSAKEKILAAGGSIAQD is encoded by the coding sequence ATGGCTGAGAAGAAGAACGACGTCGACGAGACGGTGACCGAGGCCACGGCCACGAAGCCGGCTGCCAAGAAGGCCACGGCGAAGCCCGCGGCCGACAAGGCCAAGGCGGAGTCCGCCGAGGCGCTGCTCACGAAGCCTGCCAAGGCCACCAAGAAGCCGGCTGCGGCGAAGAAGGCCGCTGAGGCCGCCGAGGAGAAGGGGCACGGCGGCACGCTGCGCGTGCACCACCTCCGCCCGGCTCCCGGTGCGAAGACGGCCAAGACCCGCGTCGGTCGCGGTGAGGCCTCGAAGGGCAAGACGGCTGGTCGCGGTACCAAGGGCCAGAAGGCTCGCTACCAGATCCCCGAGCGCTTCGAGGGTGGGCAGATGCCCATGCACATGCGCCTCCCGAAGCTGCGCGGGTTCCGCAACCCCTTCCGGGTCGAGTTCCAGGTCGTGAACCTGGAGCGGCTCGAGGAGCTCTACCCCCAGGGTGGTGAGGTCACGATCGCCGACCTCGTCGCCAAGGGTGCCGTGCGCAAGGGCGCACCGGTGAAGGTGCTCGGAACCGGTGAGCTGTCCGTCAAGCTCACGGTCGCCGTGGACGCCTACTCGGACTCGGCCAAGGAGAAGATCCTGGCTGCGGGTGGCTCCATCGCGCAGGACTGA
- the rpmD gene encoding 50S ribosomal protein L30 — protein MARLKVTQTKSVIGGKQNQRDTLRSLGLKRIGDVVVKEDRPEIRGMVATVTHLVAVEEVE, from the coding sequence ATGGCGCGTCTGAAGGTCACCCAGACCAAGTCCGTCATCGGCGGCAAGCAGAACCAGCGCGACACGCTGCGCTCCTTGGGCCTCAAGCGGATCGGCGACGTCGTCGTCAAGGAGGACCGTCCGGAGATCCGCGGCATGGTTGCCACGGTGACGCACCTCGTCGCGGTCGAGGAGGTTGAGTGA
- the rpsE gene encoding 30S ribosomal protein S5, which translates to MAAPVRSNTGAGGGAAGAGGSDRGGERRGGGGGDRRDNRRGDAAEKSQYLERVVAINRVAKVVKGGRRFSFTALVVVGDGDGTVGVGYGKAKEVPAAIAKGVEEAKKNFFKVPRIQGTIPHIIQGEAAAGVVFLRPARPGTGVIAGGPVRAVLECAGIHDVLSKSLGSSNAINIVHATVAALRGLELPEAVAARRGLPIEHVAPAPLLRAQAAGIAAKAGA; encoded by the coding sequence ATGGCTGCACCAGTGCGCAGCAACACCGGCGCCGGTGGTGGCGCCGCAGGCGCCGGCGGTTCCGATCGCGGTGGCGAGCGCCGTGGCGGGGGTGGCGGCGACCGCCGCGACAACCGTCGTGGAGATGCCGCCGAGAAGAGCCAGTACCTCGAGCGCGTCGTCGCGATCAACCGCGTCGCCAAGGTCGTCAAGGGTGGTCGCCGGTTCAGCTTCACCGCGCTCGTCGTGGTGGGCGACGGTGACGGCACCGTCGGCGTCGGCTACGGGAAGGCCAAGGAGGTGCCCGCGGCGATCGCCAAGGGTGTCGAGGAGGCCAAGAAGAACTTCTTCAAGGTTCCCCGCATCCAGGGCACGATCCCGCACATCATCCAGGGTGAGGCTGCCGCAGGCGTCGTCTTCCTCCGGCCGGCTCGTCCGGGTACCGGTGTCATCGCCGGTGGTCCGGTGCGCGCCGTGCTCGAGTGCGCCGGCATCCACGACGTGCTGAGCAAGTCGCTCGGTTCGTCGAACGCGATCAACATCGTGCACGCGACGGTGGCGGCGCTGCGGGGCCTCGAGCTCCCGGAGGCTGTCGCGGCCCGTCGTGGCCTGCCGATCGAGCACGTCGCCCCGGCGCCGCTGCTGCGCGCGCAGGCGGCCGGCATCGCGGCGAAGGCAGGTGCGTGA
- the rplR gene encoding 50S ribosomal protein L18 has product MAITIKGKGKAIARTRRHLRLRKKVSGTPVRPRLVVSRSSRHMSAQVVDDTVGRTLVYASTLESGLRAVEGDKTAKARKVGELIAERAKAAGIDAVVFDRGGNKYHGRVAAVAEGAREGGLAL; this is encoded by the coding sequence GTGGCTATCACGATCAAGGGCAAGGGCAAGGCGATCGCCCGTACGCGGCGTCACCTGCGACTGCGCAAGAAGGTCTCGGGGACTCCGGTCCGTCCGCGTCTGGTGGTGTCGCGCTCGTCGCGCCACATGTCGGCTCAGGTCGTCGACGACACCGTCGGCCGCACACTGGTCTACGCCTCCACGCTCGAGAGTGGCCTGCGGGCCGTCGAGGGCGACAAGACCGCGAAGGCACGCAAGGTCGGCGAGCTGATCGCCGAGCGCGCGAAGGCCGCCGGCATCGACGCGGTGGTCTTCGACCGCGGCGGCAACAAGTACCACGGCCGGGTGGCAGCTGTGGCCGAGGGCGCCCGTGAAGGCGGTCTTGCCCTGTGA
- the rplF gene encoding 50S ribosomal protein L6 — MSRIGKVPVPVPTGVEVTIDGAQVTVTGPKGTLSHSIPAPIQVARDESGAIAVTRPDDERASRSLHGLTRTLLANIITGVTTGYEKKLEIVGTGYRVAAKGDGLEFALGFSHPVSVTPPAGITFAVESPTRFSVSGIDKQQVGEVAANIRKIRKPEPYKGKGVRYAGELVRRKVGKAGK, encoded by the coding sequence ATGTCCCGTATCGGCAAAGTCCCCGTCCCGGTTCCCACCGGCGTGGAGGTCACGATCGACGGCGCCCAGGTCACGGTGACGGGTCCCAAGGGAACCCTGTCGCACTCGATCCCGGCGCCCATCCAGGTGGCGCGCGACGAGTCGGGGGCCATCGCGGTCACCCGACCCGACGACGAGCGTGCGTCGCGCTCGCTGCACGGCCTCACCCGGACGCTTCTCGCGAACATCATCACGGGTGTGACGACCGGCTACGAGAAGAAGCTCGAGATCGTCGGCACCGGTTACCGCGTCGCCGCGAAGGGTGACGGTCTCGAGTTCGCGCTCGGGTTCAGCCACCCGGTGAGCGTCACACCGCCGGCCGGCATCACGTTCGCTGTCGAGAGCCCGACCAGGTTCTCCGTCAGCGGCATCGACAAGCAGCAGGTCGGCGAGGTCGCCGCGAACATCCGCAAGATCCGCAAGCCGGAGCCCTACAAGGGCAAGGGCGTGCGATACGCCGGCGAGCTGGTCCGCCGCAAGGTCGGAAAGGCTGGTAAGTAA
- the rpsH gene encoding 30S ribosomal protein S8, with the protein MTDPIADMLTRLRNANSAYHDTVSMPFSKLKSHIAEILQAEGYIAGWKVEDATVGKTLTIDLKFGPNRERSLAGVRRVSKPGLRVYAKSTNLPKVLGGLGVAILSTSSGLLTDKQAAKKGVGGEVLAYVW; encoded by the coding sequence ATGACCGATCCGATCGCAGACATGCTGACGCGTCTGCGCAACGCGAACTCGGCGTACCACGACACGGTGTCCATGCCGTTCTCGAAGCTGAAGTCGCACATTGCTGAGATCCTCCAGGCCGAGGGCTACATCGCCGGCTGGAAGGTCGAGGACGCGACGGTGGGCAAGACGCTCACCATCGACCTGAAGTTCGGCCCGAACCGCGAGCGTTCGCTCGCGGGCGTGCGCCGCGTGTCCAAGCCGGGCCTGCGCGTGTACGCCAAGTCGACCAACCTGCCGAAGGTGCTCGGCGGCCTGGGCGTGGCGATCCTCTCCACGTCCTCGGGGCTGCTCACCGACAAGCAGGCCGCCAAGAAGGGCGTGGGTGGGGAAGTCCTCGCCTACGTCTGGTAA
- the rplE gene encoding 50S ribosomal protein L5, with product MSAETTETTAPASVPVKPRLKTKYQDEIVAALREEFSHANVNEVARLTKIVVNMGVGDAAKDSKLIDGAIRDLTLITGQKPQVTKARKSIAQFKLREGMPIGTHVTLRGDRMWEFLDRLLSTALPRIRDFRGLSPKQFDGNGNYTFGLTEQSMFHEIDQDKIDRVRGMDITVVTTAVTDDEGRSLLKRLGFPFKEN from the coding sequence ATGAGCGCTGAGACCACCGAGACCACGGCCCCGGCGTCTGTGCCGGTCAAGCCGCGTCTGAAGACGAAGTACCAGGACGAGATCGTGGCGGCACTCCGCGAGGAGTTCTCGCACGCGAACGTCAACGAGGTCGCCCGGCTCACCAAGATCGTGGTGAACATGGGTGTCGGCGACGCGGCGAAGGACTCCAAGCTCATCGACGGCGCGATCCGCGACCTGACCCTGATCACCGGGCAGAAGCCGCAGGTGACCAAGGCACGGAAGTCGATCGCCCAGTTCAAGCTGCGCGAGGGCATGCCGATCGGCACGCACGTGACGCTCCGCGGCGACCGCATGTGGGAGTTCCTGGACCGCCTGCTGAGCACGGCGCTGCCGCGTATCCGCGACTTCCGCGGTCTGTCCCCGAAGCAGTTCGACGGGAACGGCAACTACACGTTCGGCCTCACGGAGCAGTCGATGTTCCACGAGATCGACCAGGACAAGATCGACCGCGTCCGCGGCATGGACATCACGGTCGTCACCACCGCGGTCACCGACGACGAGGGCCGGTCGCTGCTCAAGCGCCTCGGGTTCCCGTTCAAGGAGAACTGA
- the rplX gene encoding 50S ribosomal protein L24: MAKIKKGDLVVVISGRDKGREGRVLEVLTQTQRVVVEGVQRVTKHVKAGQSARGTQTGGIETVEAPIHISNVMLVDPETKKGTRVGYRTEQIERDGRSRTVRVRVAKRSGKDV; the protein is encoded by the coding sequence ATGGCGAAGATCAAGAAGGGCGACCTCGTCGTCGTCATCTCGGGCCGGGACAAGGGCCGCGAAGGTCGTGTCCTGGAGGTCCTCACGCAGACGCAGCGCGTCGTCGTCGAGGGTGTCCAGCGCGTGACCAAGCACGTCAAGGCCGGGCAGTCGGCGCGGGGCACCCAGACGGGCGGCATCGAGACGGTCGAGGCCCCGATCCACATCAGCAACGTGATGCTGGTGGACCCGGAGACGAAGAAGGGCACCCGAGTCGGGTACCGCACCGAGCAGATCGAGCGCGACGGACGCAGCCGCACTGTGCGGGTCCGCGTCGCCAAGCGCTCCGGTAAGGACGTCTGA
- the rplN gene encoding 50S ribosomal protein L14, translating into MIQQESRLRVADNTGAKEILCIRVLGGSGRRYAGIGDVIVATVKDAIPGGNVKKGDVVKAVVVRTTKERRRPDGSYIKFDENAAVILKNDGEPRGTRIFGPVGRELRDKKFMKIISLAPEVL; encoded by the coding sequence ATGATTCAGCAGGAGTCGCGACTTCGTGTCGCCGACAACACGGGTGCCAAGGAGATTCTCTGCATCCGCGTTCTCGGCGGTTCGGGCCGTCGCTACGCCGGGATCGGCGACGTGATCGTCGCCACCGTGAAGGATGCGATCCCCGGCGGCAACGTCAAGAAGGGCGACGTCGTCAAGGCGGTCGTCGTGCGTACCACCAAGGAGCGTCGGCGTCCTGACGGGTCCTACATCAAGTTCGACGAGAACGCCGCGGTCATCCTCAAGAACGACGGCGAGCCCCGCGGCACCCGCATCTTCGGTCCTGTCGGTCGCGAGCTTCGCGACAAGAAGTTCATGAAGATCATCTCGCTGGCACCGGAGGTGCTCTGA
- the rpsQ gene encoding 30S ribosomal protein S17 produces the protein MSTKTEKNEAVVEATAETQAASHRAHRKTRRGYVVSDKMDKTVVVEVEDRVKHPLYGKVIRRTSKVKAHDEANSAGVGDLVLIMETRPLSATKRWRLVEILERAK, from the coding sequence ATGAGCACGAAGACTGAGAAGAACGAGGCTGTCGTCGAGGCGACCGCCGAGACGCAGGCCGCCTCGCACCGGGCGCACCGCAAGACGCGGCGTGGCTACGTCGTCAGCGACAAGATGGACAAGACCGTGGTGGTCGAGGTCGAGGACCGGGTCAAGCACCCGCTCTACGGCAAGGTCATCCGGCGCACGAGCAAGGTCAAGGCGCACGACGAGGCCAATTCGGCCGGCGTCGGGGACCTCGTCCTCATCATGGAGACGCGACCGCTCTCGGCGACGAAGCGGTGGCGTCTCGTGGAGATCCTCGAGCGCGCCAAGTAA
- the rpmC gene encoding 50S ribosomal protein L29, with translation MAIGSKELAPTELDAFDDERLMGELKKAKEELFNLRFQSATGQLESHGRLKSVRRDIARIYTILRERELGIRTAPSPSE, from the coding sequence ATGGCTATCGGTTCGAAGGAGCTGGCCCCCACCGAGCTCGACGCATTCGACGACGAGCGACTCATGGGCGAGCTGAAGAAGGCCAAGGAGGAGCTGTTCAACCTCCGGTTCCAGTCGGCCACCGGTCAGCTCGAGAGCCACGGCCGGCTGAAGTCGGTGCGTCGTGACATCGCGCGGATCTACACGATCCTGCGTGAGCGCGAGCTCGGCATCCGTACCGCCCCGAGCCCGAGCGAGTGA
- the rplP gene encoding 50S ribosomal protein L16 — translation MLIPRRLKHRKQHHPGRSGAATGGTTISFGEYGIQALEPAYVTNRQIEAARIAMTRHIKRGGKVWINIYPDRPLTKKPAETRMGSGKGSPEWWIANVKPGRVMFELAGVPEPLAREAMRRAQHKLPMKTRFLVREGGGN, via the coding sequence ATGCTGATCCCGCGCAGGCTGAAGCACCGCAAGCAGCACCACCCCGGGCGTTCCGGCGCCGCGACCGGTGGCACGACGATCTCGTTCGGCGAGTACGGCATCCAGGCTCTCGAGCCGGCGTACGTCACCAACCGCCAGATCGAGGCCGCTCGTATCGCCATGACCCGGCACATCAAGCGTGGCGGGAAGGTCTGGATCAACATCTACCCGGACCGTCCGCTCACCAAGAAGCCTGCCGAGACCCGCATGGGTTCCGGCAAGGGTTCTCCCGAGTGGTGGATCGCCAACGTCAAGCCGGGCCGTGTCATGTTCGAGCTGGCCGGCGTCCCGGAGCCGCTCGCACGCGAGGCCATGCGTCGCGCGCAGCACAAGCTTCCGATGAAGACCCGTTTCCTGGTGCGCGAGGGTGGTGGCAACTGA